The genome window cagcaacactaaaacttaaaactaacagaaattattacgtttttgaggggttcgcccctcgtcaataccttgctctttacgctagaattaaagttttgttctattttttttagaatgacccttgaatcacaaaggccgtttaattagaataaatagctctttgaaagtactaaaaaaatatttagtgtaaagagcgaggtattgacgagggggcgaaccccctcatatacatattaatttctgttcgttttaagtttgaatgttgctccttagcttcagttaaaacaacttgttttttatttggtttttaacctatttttaattaatactggAAATCTGGCGCCCCTTCCTGGAAAAGTTTCTTCCCCGATAAaattttctccatggaaatatcctcccacttaaccccATCCCCCCActcgaaaaaatcccccctgaaaacgtttgtatgcttcccaataaccaatgctacatgtaaacattgggcaaagttcataacttacagccctttcctcgggaactgtgggggattaattcatccttaaagacatagttattaaatttttcgactctgctcaacaaaatggctatctaaaaattttgatcgggcgacttcgaaaaaaaagcgtaggagggggcctagttgcccacttaaaaagggcagtagaattTTTCAtatccgtttgaatgagccctctcgcgatattctagggtTAATGGGtaaatacgatcacccttggggaaaaaaaataaacacgcatccgtgattttgcttatgataaaaaatacaaattccacatttttgcagataggagcttaaaacctctacagtagggttcactCATACGCTGAATGTGGTGTTgtaatttccattaagattctatgaattttaggggatatttcctccttttttcgaaaataaggtaatttttctcaggcttataactattgatgggtaagactaaacttgatgaaatttatatatttgaagtcagcataaaaatccaattcttttgatgtatctaatggtatcaaaattccgtttttcagagtttcggttactatttgatcgggtcgttctttacttacagttcgttaccaataAGTGTTTGACAGTACTTCTTTGATACTTCTTTAATTCAAAGCGTCATAACCAAAATTAAttagataaaatatatttttcatttagaacaaaaaatgaaattttatcccGCAGGTCGATAGGTGATGtttagcaaaattttgattcgttccATTTTTACAGTGAATTTAAACTCTTTACCAGAAAAACTTAGAAGATAATTTGGTATTTCGTAGTACCTAGTAAACAATTGACGAatctatttgtattttatttccattagacTGTTTTAATTCAACCATAATagacgattttttttataaagaatattcctatattttttttataaagaatattcctatatttttttataaaggaATATTCATATaacatttttgattgtttatctTCTTGTGCAACTACTCTACAATCCGTTTTCTAAATCCATTAGATAGTGCAGACAGATATAGACAGCAGTTGACAGTGCAGACTGCAATTACTctatgatttgtttttttataaaggaataaattcgtttttttttcgttttcttttttttaagagattTGTGATAGCACTCACTATAGAGGATTTGTAATATAAACATCacatttagtttaatttatccTCTTTATATATTACGCTATAGAATAATTTCATCCCTTTCTTCTTCGTCTTGAAGGGCATTATTGATGTCAATTATAAATAGGATGCAAGTAGTAGTATATAAGTAGTAAGTAATATGCAAGTTGTCCATTGTTAACTTATAAGGATTTTGTGGAAGgggtcgtattaactttggagggaCTCAATCagttagaaatttaaatttctagttcctttttaacgGTAAAAAGGTATTAAAGGGTAACTAGACACTAGGACTAGAGACTTAAATGGCAACTAAAAACAGACTAGGGTTATCTAGGCTCTCTGGTAAAAGATGGTTTAAAAAATGGGTATTCTCTTTAAGTTAGTTTTCGCACTTTTATATtaggttttaaaatattttcatcacTCTTTGCTTTTTTCTGGAGGTTAATCCATATTAGCTAATCCAGATTAGGAGGTTAATGAGGAATGTTTCAAGCACAAGTTGCAATTTGTGATTACTTTAGCgcagaatattttttaaaaagaaatattctgTGAAGCTATTTATTGAACTTACGTTGTATTCTGATTACCTCAGTAATTTACAACTGAACAGCAACAGAACCAAACCATTCAGTTATTTGCAGTCTTCAGCTTCCTTGGATTCAGTTTCGttataaacttttttcattttcttcagaCCTGAGATTTCAGTTTCTGTAAATTGGTACAATCCACCATTTTATTACTTATCAATTTATATCTGAATAACAAgaaaactgaataatttttattttacaattatgtTCATTGCAACtggttttttaataaaaaatatttttttcaagtccTTATAATCGATTTCTTTACAGCCtgagaattcatttttttttaatcttgcaattcagtttttacaattgaacGATTCAGAGCTGAGCTGAACTGCTCAGAACTACAAAGGAACTGGACAATTCAGTTCTTCACAATTCTATCCATCATAACTGAGTTGATGTTCttagaattcatttttttctaatgtatttttcagtttcGTTACAATCTGAGAGTTCGTCAACTGTTCGATGGACAGAAAAACTACCTCAGGACTGGACCTCAGCTGACTTGGTAGACTGGCTTTTTGACCTAGCTTCTAAATTCGGCGTGACATATGAAGAGTTTAATATAAATGCCTTTTCTAATCTGGTAAGTAAATGTTATAGCGTATAAAATTTCACCTAAACTATCTACTTTCCTCTAACAGTcagttttatttataacccactagTACAAAAATGTACAACATCggagaacaaaagaaaaaaaaacagaaaaagcacAGATTCAATGTCATGAAAAGGTGGCAATTAACTTACGTTCATATTTGACAACATTTTGTTTGCCACGGTACCTTTTCCAAAAACTTCCATTATTCCAAATTTATGCCAAATTTATGTTCATATTACGGCACCATGGCGGAAGAAAGGGCAAGAATTTATAGAAAAGGCAGCACTGTAGGACTGGCTGTAATCCTTATGGGAATTGATTGTTGGAGGGACCTTTTAATACATATGCCTATAAAATTGGATATCACTAAATGCTTTTGCCACTAAACGGTGTATAAGAGAATGAAAAGACGAGAAAAAATCTATCAGGCTTTTGActatttcagtaattttttctacatatttCACAAAGATCGAAATGAATGGTTAGTTTTGGTGTATTTTAGGCTAGTCCATTAGTTGTCATTTTGGTTGGTATTTTGAGATGCAGAAAATAACGTTAgagctgctactactactaacaactcaccacaacaccaagccgcctgaggccaacacagatagGCAcgatcctcctccatcccaatctattcaaacccTCTATCTTAAACCCTACCAgtaagtttccatttccttcaaattttCCTTTATGACGTCATCacaccccaaccgcggacgacctgttttccgcttagccctagacggttgctgaaaaggacaatatttAGCCTCTATCATTCtctcatccgcagaacgtgccctagctacctcaacctttctctcagtACAACCGTAAAAAGTGGTATTGAACCATAATTTTCATGCTTCCTACTGTTTAAAacacagtcagtcagccgggtacccaaaacaatccataggtaatttctctggaaaatatctaataGATCtgcatctgcttttcggaggcCCATGATTCAGAGCCAAACTTGACAACTGTCGTCACTGCAACTTCCAATATTCCAATCTTGGTTTGCACACTTATCTTCCAAActgttttttaactgtgaaataacaccctgagtcttggatattctacttttaacgtcttcactgctaccaccgtctttactaataatactaccaaggtaagtgaagctgtccaccagaaaaatcttttcgttacccaacgtcaccttttcatcttcacttattcctagctttagcgacttagtcttcttaacattaagtTTCAAACCTGTTCTAGccccctgaacttgcaaaacctctgaAAGTTCATTGATTTTGCTCAcgctttcatctaggatgcttagaTCGTCAGTGTAATCTGAATACGAGAGAGTTTTTGCTCcgcatttgattccatggtctcccatCTTTTTCCTGTGCTTCTaaagacaaaatccatcaaaatggtcCATATAAAGGCCGATAAAACATGACCCCTACAAAACCAGCTGGtgacctcatttcctactttaaccACAGCAATTTTATTCTCGTGCATAATATTAAtccctttaatgtatttgtctggtataccatacaaggataaaacctttgctaaagctcttctattaacagaatcaaatgcttgctcataatctataaaactgaggaccaaaggtgtttgataactcaggaactactcaattattaacccaagagtgaaaatttggtcgatacatcctctatcttttctaaaaccgaactgcttttatctcaaaactttgtctACATCGTCTCTCAATCTAAAAAgcatcatattactaagtaatttgcaaTCTACAGAGGCCAGACTAATACTTCGATAATCACCATGCTCACTCTTATCAAGTTTTTTATACAGTGGTTTGATTAAGGTTTCTCTGAAGTCGCTAGgaacttcccctttttcaaaagtcgtattcataatcttcagtaacttatttctaatctGAAAGCCGCCATTTTTAGGATACTCATTTACcgcactatcagcacctggaggattattattttttaatccttttattaCTGTcattaattcttcctcacaaaacagaTCTTCCTTcgcatccaaggtatcacaaacttttacattttcatctatatcttttcttgcAATTGCAACTCGGTTtagtacattctcaaaatgttctgcccatctctctttaaccctTTCCTTACAACTAATAGTAGCAGCACATACCTCCTaactgcatcttccagatcatCTGCAATTTTATcaatggcctccacttcacatctccgtAATTCATTCTTCAAGGATTTTTCCACATTCTTTGCGTTCctcttgttttcatatgatcgaTCACTCTGTTAATTCCTGTACAAGCTCCTTCTTCTCtcaattaaacataaagcattttcactaattTTCCTAGCTGTGGTCCTAATTTTCTTTCCCAAGACACCATCAGgaacttcaaaaattgtttcCCAAAGGCCCATAAGTTAACCATGAgtatccatcttccacattgtcaaattttaaactctccaatTTAGTATTCAATTgatcctggaaagtttctcaaattctcatcctggggTTTACAAACATCCTATTTTCCCGAGCattagttacccttccgaaatttaagctttaaatttacCCTAGACGTTACCAGATGgtggtctttacttttaatatcaataaaagcactcttatataccctagtataTTGTATTGATCCTACCGAACTTAGGTTTAAAATAGCATAATCAATGAGGTTttctgtcttaccatcacgtgaataccttGTTAACTTGTGGACCATTTTATGACAAAACACCGTATTGAtcataactagattgttatacctacaaaattgcaacagtCTGTAGCccttgctgttttcttttcctacacctaATTTATCTAAGTCAGGATACCATCTATTCCCATTTCTACCAACCTGAGCGTTAAaatctactaataaaaacatcatatttctacctggaCCCTGACAGTTTGCTactttaactgtaagtaaaattcatctgagtgaCTAGTGTTTCCATAAGTCAGTTCTACATGgccatatactactataactgatatgctgaactttttagtcataaaatgagggattagtattttattattaatgctCTTCCAGCCTaagcaagacttagcagcttctttatttatcatgagccctactccgtgtctatgtaccccatccttcccgcctgagtaaataaattctataccACCTAATTTTATACTTCCCACCCTTGAAATATGAGTTTATGAAATTCTTAATAACTCAAGTTAAAATCGCCTGAATTTGTTAGTCAAAGTGTTGATacgatattattttttaacgttCTAACATGACAGGTTCTAATTGTCAAATTCGTTAAATCATTTAAATTGTTTAGGTATCAGGAAAAGCCATAATCCCTGGGACAAGTGCAGGATGGGAACCAACACGCCTTCCCAAGTCTATagcgaagcgcttaagccggcttaagaTCTGTAGAGGATCTAGAGGAACCGTGCAATCCTTCGACCATCTTGGTCACACCATAGTTTGTGACCTTCCTATcttaaacaagacttagcagcttccttattcatcatgagccctacgcCCTGTCTatataccccatccttcctgtctGACTAAACAAATTATGTGTCACCTATTATCATGCTTCCTaaccctgggatatgagtttctgaaactcctaataagtcgagttcgaatcgtctgaattcgtcagtcaaaatgtcgatacgatagtcatttttttaacgtcgtaacatttcAAGGTCCAATTTCCATGTTCTTTAAATGATTGGAACCAACACACCTTCACAAGTCTATatcgaagcgcttaagccggcttagaaggGGACAGCAAGAAATCCCCGGGACCTTCAGTAGAATGGTCACAACAGGGTTTGTGCAATCCTgtgcccatcttggtcacaacatggttttcagcacttgccGATTCTCTTCTATCAGTAAGAGTCGAAATActgcacagacagtctcaaGCTTATTACCTCCAACTCACTGTATATTCGTGCCTACAAATATTACGCTACTAAGGGGAGGCAGTCCATATTCGATAAATTACCTATGATTAGGTATTTCAGCCCGAAAACACCCACCAAAACACACCAAACCCAGAAGAAATATCtaataatcaaaattaaccaaatctaataaataaatgatttctttttcgtAAGATTACTCTCTGTAGACGTTAACATTCTCTTTAGCTTAATGGTAATAATAACCAATTATAATAATTGACCTATAACCTACATCATACAGAAATACATGAGAACTTGGGGagtaattaagaaaaatgaacgagaaaggagacaaaactaaacataaaaattaaacatcAGCCAATAAAATAGGGAGAATCAAATTATGATGCGGCGAAGGTCAGAGGAAGGCTGTGACCGATATGAAATATATGAACCACTTAACTGTTGCTATAAGAGAGAAGAAGAGCCAACGTATAAATTTGCAATAtcaataaaatgaacagttGCTCTGTACATCATTCTTGCtcaaaaagagataaaaatgaGAAAGTAAAAGACAAAACCctcagaaaaaagtaaaatacagTCTACCAAGGGAATGCCTATTAGGCTCTCTATGAATAGGAGCAATTTTAGAATAACCATTTTATATTAAActttataataatttctttatttgCTGCTTTCTTTTAAAAGTCACAATTAATTCCAATTAGAAATTAGAATTTGTTAAAAAGCctattaaaatattctttttctagATCGGTTTGCAGATGGCACGAATGCCACAAGAGGAATTCATCAAAAGAGACAGTCGATATGGTATGGCCATCTATCAAGCCTTTCAAACTGTTTTAGCGACATCTACTGGAAGTCAAAAAACTACAGACCCGCTAGAAACATCCTTAAATCCCagtgacattaaaattgaagattttgGTTTAGTATTTACCGATTGTGATGACCAAAGTTACCGCTCAGATACACATTTCGAATCTCATGTAAGCCACGCAGCTCCTGGAATTGCTCAAATGGCTCCCGAAACGGATGCTTCtcaatcaaaatatttgaacattagCTATGAGAATGAGAGGCATACAAAATATCCAGGATACTTGTTTGACGTACCTGGAACTTCACAAGCATTCCAAACCTCGGTAATAGAACGTAAGTCGAGTTTTGACGCGATTTAACGTGTTTATCACTTTTTacaaagttttaaatatttaaaatagagTTTTCACataagttaaagttaggttagatgCGATTAGATTTTTAGGATGAAATATgctacggtaaaaaaaaaaaatcccaaattaGCTGAGGTTAGAATAATTTAGTAAAAAGATTAATCACAATTGcacaaaactttcaattttaattgattATGCTTTCTAAAACAGTTTACTGCAAAAAAGTCTGGTTTTACTGCCCCTTAACCACTTTGTTTTTGTACGATCAAAGGGAAcgaatttaaaagaaagaaaaaaaaatgcgaaaataagagtatttttttggaataataaagCTACGTTAGTTGTCacgattttttaaaaataaggtatGAAAATGTGCATTTGAAGGCAAAAAGGGACCATAAACACGAATATTAATGAACAAATAGTCTTTTTAACATTGAGGCTTTTGGGTCGATGTCTCCTCGAAGTGAGTCCCACCCCAAAGTTGTTTTTATTAACAACTATGATTAAGGGTTCCTGTACTTGTTGTTGCTAGTTGTACGAAAATGacaaccaaaatcaaaacacgctaaGTGCATATTTCAGGTTGAGGGATTTCACCCTCCAGAAATAA of Artemia franciscana chromosome 3, ASM3288406v1, whole genome shotgun sequence contains these proteins:
- the LOC136025359 gene encoding uncharacterized protein LOC136025359 isoform X7, coding for MEETFYMNGYEDYDVELLGINRMCRAGKMPTASPLHSVQYNHSIFNPFLYDSSFCEENQSDSVCSYSNRSDPEFNPNMPIDDIVLTEPFPTMSKQVAIFSLQSESSSTVRWTEKLPQDWTSADLVDWLFDLASKFGVTYEEFNINAFSNLIGLQMARMPQEEFIKRDSRYGMAIYQAFQTVLATSTGSQKTTDPLETSLNPSDIKIEDFGLVFTDCDDQSYRSDTHFESHVSHAAPGIAQMAPETDASQSKYLNISYENERHTKYPGYLFDVPGTSQAFQTSVIEPLACTEDYDSISDEGRDTPVSRTSHSFSKPMKRVKKLGGTTTKVGFSYPSLVGVLFTNLGPMQSIGDQLIQTLKT